AGTCCATTAAGAGGACCTCTCTAGCCTTTATGAACTTCGCTCCACACCGCCGCCGGATCTGCTTCCTGCACTCCTTCTCTGTGGTGTTCCTTTACCATTTCTACGTGATCTCATGAATTAAATTTCTCAACTTTGATCACGTCGGTCCGATATAGACTGTGAATTCTCGATCAATTTGACTCCTGGAGATATCAGGCTAAGTAGATTAGGATGTCGTCAGTGCCGGCCCCCCAGACATCTGGTTCCGAGGAAGATGCACAGCTCATAGTGGATGAGAGGAAGCGCAAGAGGATGCTCTCGAACCGGGAATCAGCAAGGAGGTCCCGGATGAGGAAGCAGCAGCACCTAGATGATTTGCTGAGCCAAGTTGCTCAGCTGAAGGAGGAGAACGGCCAGATCTTAATGCAGGTCAATCTGTTCACCGAGCAATATGTGAGGCTGGAGTCAGAGAATACAGTTCTGAGGACTCAGGTGATGGAATTGACTGATAGGCTTCGGTCGCTGAATTCGGTTCTCCACCTTGTGGAGGAGCTCAGTGGGATGGCCATGGATATACCTGAGATACCTGATCCAATCCTTAAGCCATGGCAGCTCCCTTGCCCTGCCCAGCCAATCATTGGCATCGGCGAATGTGTTCCAGTGCTGAAGGTTCAATTTATTGTGTGAGAGCTGTGATGGAATCAATGAGCATTTGATACAGGGGTTTGCTGCATGATCCTTTGTTAGTTTCCATATGTTGAGTAGTTCTTTTTATCCTTGATGTTAAATTGAGTAATGCGATATATGTTCCTGTAGACTTTGAATGTAAGAGATTACCTTTTATTTGAACCTGTTGATCGAGATGAAACTTTTAATTGCTATTTGGCCTGCACCTACCAATTTGAATGGTATTATAATTTGTGTCAAGTGGTGGTCAATCTCAAATGCATTTGGAAAAGTTCTGCAATTCGTAATTGGGGTATTTTGGAAGTTAGATCTCTGAGTTGTATTTGAAACATTTTGCTGGTGAATTAAGTTATAAATCAACATCTTAAAGAACTCTGGAATCAACATTTATAGAATGGGAACACTAGGATGGTAACAATACAATTTATTCAAAATGATGCTTTTCTTGAGTTTGACTTTAGTTGTTGGTGGCATAAGGTTGGAATGGTTCAAGGCATTTACATATACTATTCCTAGAGTCAATCTTACGAGATTTTAGGTTATTTTTTATTCCATTTAGAATCATTTGATTGTGTTTGCTGTGGTAAGTACTTAGTCATTGGAATATAAAGATCCATCCGGTTAGGATGAATATAATGTTTAATCATCGTGACCATGGAAGTAAAATGAGCTGAGGAAGAAGAGGCTAAGGTTGGCAATATAAGATGTTTACTTGGATTAAGATAATGTAATTGAAAAATTGGATGAGTTAATGATCATAAGCTTTACATTTATTGCTTTCTGATTAAATTTTTAT
Above is a genomic segment from Elaeis guineensis isolate ETL-2024a chromosome 1, EG11, whole genome shotgun sequence containing:
- the LOC105039935 gene encoding bZIP transcription factor 53 produces the protein MSSVPAPQTSGSEEDAQLIVDERKRKRMLSNRESARRSRMRKQQHLDDLLSQVAQLKEENGQILMQVNLFTEQYVRLESENTVLRTQVMELTDRLRSLNSVLHLVEELSGMAMDIPEIPDPILKPWQLPCPAQPIIGIGECVPVLKVQFIV